In Sphingomonas psychrotolerans, the following proteins share a genomic window:
- the erpA gene encoding iron-sulfur cluster insertion protein ErpA → MAIVLTPEIALTPAAAARVAVIAAKQGKPAILRLSVEGGGCSGFQYKFGMAEAVEADDTVAETDGVRLAVDSISLDLVRGAQVDFVDNLGGAHFAVTNPNAASGCGCGTSFSV, encoded by the coding sequence ATGGCTATTGTCCTCACTCCCGAGATCGCGTTGACCCCCGCCGCCGCCGCGCGGGTGGCGGTGATCGCGGCGAAACAGGGCAAGCCGGCGATCCTGCGCCTATCCGTCGAGGGCGGCGGCTGTTCGGGCTTTCAGTACAAATTCGGGATGGCCGAAGCCGTGGAGGCCGACGACACCGTCGCGGAGACCGACGGCGTCCGTCTCGCGGTCGACTCGATCAGCCTCGATCTGGTCCGCGGCGCCCAGGTCGATTTCGTCGACAATCTCGGCGGCGCGCATTTCGCAGTGACCAACCCCAACGCGGCTTCGGGCTGCGGCTGCGGCACCAGCTTCTCGGTCTGA
- a CDS encoding M23 family metallopeptidase — protein MANATKSNNANLGTRFRKFFTTRDFIFHDGRDLRRFSIAGRTQALLAGAAAVTVLFSGYGVSQAMAGAIAVSGVSAVAGSPEAQVAKMRAQVAKMQAEVTAAKQAAKLQAARVEQRQALIAAVLSGKADAAALDSAVVHATPQTSAVADEMLAPLREVEQRQVALADKARVAGEARYQLTASHFRRLGLAPERYVQVSGGAMGGPYEPMDDNNDGAAGSDSAESADAQFRALFLTWKKLDALEQTVISIPSMQPVDKLLFTSSFGVRSDPFRGTAAMHAGVDIPGTIGTPIYATADGIISHAGRQGGYGNLVQINHGRGIETRYGHLSKILVADNSRVRRGQMIGLMGSTGRSTGSHLHYEVRVDGKAVNPIPFLQTGEYLTAVQNRAQGGLGGPAK, from the coding sequence ATGGCCAACGCAACCAAGTCTAACAATGCGAACCTGGGCACTCGGTTCCGCAAATTTTTCACTACCCGCGATTTCATTTTCCATGACGGCCGCGATCTGCGCCGGTTCAGCATCGCTGGCCGCACCCAGGCGCTGCTCGCCGGTGCAGCTGCGGTGACCGTGTTGTTCTCTGGCTATGGCGTTTCGCAGGCGATGGCCGGCGCGATCGCCGTCAGCGGCGTGAGCGCGGTTGCCGGTTCGCCCGAGGCGCAGGTCGCCAAGATGCGCGCGCAGGTCGCGAAGATGCAGGCCGAAGTCACCGCCGCGAAGCAAGCCGCGAAGCTGCAGGCCGCTCGCGTCGAGCAGCGCCAGGCGCTGATCGCGGCAGTGCTTTCCGGCAAGGCCGATGCAGCGGCGCTCGACAGCGCAGTGGTCCATGCGACGCCGCAGACCAGCGCCGTTGCCGATGAAATGCTCGCGCCGCTCCGCGAAGTCGAGCAACGCCAGGTCGCGCTCGCCGACAAGGCGCGGGTCGCCGGCGAAGCGCGTTACCAGCTGACCGCCAGCCATTTTCGTCGTCTCGGCCTCGCCCCCGAGCGCTATGTCCAGGTCAGCGGCGGCGCGATGGGCGGCCCGTACGAGCCGATGGACGACAACAACGACGGCGCTGCGGGTTCGGATTCGGCCGAAAGCGCCGATGCCCAGTTCCGCGCATTGTTCCTGACCTGGAAGAAGCTCGACGCGCTGGAGCAGACGGTGATCTCGATCCCTTCGATGCAGCCGGTCGACAAATTGCTTTTCACCTCGAGCTTCGGGGTGCGTTCGGATCCGTTCCGCGGCACTGCGGCGATGCATGCCGGCGTCGATATTCCCGGCACGATCGGCACCCCGATCTACGCCACCGCCGACGGCATCATCAGCCATGCCGGGCGCCAGGGCGGCTACGGCAACCTCGTCCAGATCAACCATGGCCGCGGCATCGAGACGCGCTATGGCCATCTATCGAAGATCCTCGTCGCCGACAACAGCCGCGTCCGTCGCGGCCAGATGATCGGCCTGATGGGCTCGACCGGCCGCTCGACCGGCAGCCATCTCCATTACGAAGTCCGCGTCGACGGGAAGGCGGTCAATCCGATCCCGTTCCTGCAGACCGGCGAATATTTGACCGCGGTCCAGAACCGCGCGCAGGGCGGCCTGGGCGGCCCCGCGAAGTAA
- a CDS encoding ferritin-like domain-containing protein, translated as MTRSVAEAARAVLDAAEPLAKIKAARAAARDWRLGRLDHRFDVTMPARPARPEHPELLPPNRMPKRGKGGSERGRVALIHALAHIEFAAIDLAFDAVGRFGGQFPRAFTDDWMQVGADEAMHFALLDRRLKQLGSHYGALPAHDGLWDAAAATAHDPLARLAVVPMVLEARGLDVTPAAILRFETVGDSATARILTRILSDEIRHVGAGTRWFESRCDEQNINPETTWQDLVRTHFRGLIKPPFNDSARDSAGLTRGYYQALAVP; from the coding sequence GTGACGCGCAGCGTTGCCGAAGCGGCGCGAGCGGTGCTCGACGCGGCCGAGCCGCTGGCCAAGATCAAGGCGGCGCGCGCGGCGGCGCGCGACTGGCGGCTGGGACGGCTCGACCACCGCTTCGACGTGACGATGCCGGCGCGACCGGCACGCCCCGAACATCCCGAATTGCTGCCGCCCAACCGGATGCCCAAGCGCGGCAAGGGCGGATCCGAGCGAGGACGCGTCGCGCTGATCCACGCGCTGGCGCATATCGAGTTTGCGGCGATCGATCTCGCCTTCGACGCGGTGGGGCGGTTCGGCGGACAATTCCCGCGTGCCTTCACCGACGACTGGATGCAGGTCGGCGCTGACGAGGCGATGCATTTCGCGCTTCTCGATCGACGGCTGAAACAGCTCGGCAGCCATTATGGTGCGCTGCCCGCGCATGACGGATTGTGGGATGCAGCGGCGGCGACTGCGCACGATCCGCTGGCACGGCTCGCAGTGGTGCCGATGGTGCTCGAGGCGCGGGGGCTCGACGTCACGCCGGCTGCGATCCTGCGATTCGAGACCGTCGGCGATAGCGCTACCGCACGCATTTTGACGCGGATCCTCAGCGACGAAATCAGGCATGTGGGAGCGGGTACGCGGTGGTTCGAATCGCGGTGCGATGAACAAAATATTAACCCCGAAACGACCTGGCAGGACCTTGTCCGCACGCATTTCCGTGGGCTGATTAAACCTCCATTCAACGACTCAGCGCGCGACTCAGCCGGTCTGACGCGTGGTTACTATCAAGCCCTTGCGGTTCCCTGA
- a CDS encoding peroxiredoxin, with protein MIEPGDALPAGMLEGSEGQFALADRKGPLVLYFYPKDDTAGCTREAQDFSALLPDFVALGVELLGVSKDSAAKHRKFSEKYELTVPLASDDGTVMAAFGVWIEKQLYGRRYMGIDRSTFLFGADGRLFRAWRKVRVPGHAEAVLAAAKEMLGT; from the coding sequence ATGATCGAGCCCGGAGATGCGCTGCCGGCAGGGATGCTGGAAGGGAGTGAAGGCCAGTTCGCGCTCGCGGATCGCAAGGGGCCGCTGGTGCTCTATTTCTATCCGAAGGACGATACCGCGGGCTGCACCCGCGAGGCACAGGACTTTTCAGCCCTGCTGCCCGACTTCGTGGCGCTCGGCGTGGAACTTCTCGGCGTGTCGAAGGACAGTGCCGCAAAGCACCGGAAATTCTCGGAAAAATATGAACTCACCGTGCCGCTCGCGAGCGATGACGGAACGGTGATGGCAGCGTTCGGCGTTTGGATCGAAAAGCAGCTCTACGGGCGCCGTTACATGGGCATCGACCGCTCGACTTTCCTGTTCGGCGCGGACGGCAGGCTGTTCCGTGCGTGGCGCAAGGTGCGTGTGCCGGGACATGCCGAGGCGGTGCTCGCCGCGGCGAAGGAGATGCTCGGCACGTGA
- a CDS encoding bifunctional [glutamine synthetase] adenylyltransferase/[glutamine synthetase]-adenylyl-L-tyrosine phosphorylase produces the protein MLLDRESELLGDLEQALENPLKTARLFDGEMTVSRRLRIERRRLALLVALGDLSGRFDLTRVTTLLSDFADDALDRAIRAAIRERTPDAEPRGFAAIALGKLGSRELNYSSDIDPILIFDPTTLPCKPREVPEEAAVRIGRRVIELLQSREADGYVLRVDLRLRPSPEATPIALPVEAAISYYESQALPWERAAFIRARACAGDHALGELFLEAIRPFVWRRAVDYGTIREIRDISRRIRDHYAQAQAFGRGYDLKRGRGGIREIEFFAQIHQLIHGGRDPALRVPATRDALAALAADGRIDADDAAALTAAYVEFRTVEHRLQMVDDLQTHTLPAGQEALDNVAALHDLADGAALIERLRPHVERVGRVYDALAGEEEPRLPSDHATLEARLGEAGFDNPAGALRIVEGWRGGSYPALRSPQAREALEALLPGLIEAFAQAPDSTHAITRFDAMLSRLPSAINFFRLLEAQPGLRQLMSAILCHAPTLAEQLGRRAELLDGLIDASALEPVGEVPALIAEMATRERGADYQWQLEHVRRLVGERRFALGAQIIAGASDPLDVSHGYARIAEAAIEVLAAATVEEFVRTHGQVPESELVILALGRMGGQALTHASDLDLVYLFTGDYAAESDGARPLGAVTYYNRLAQRVTAALSVATAAGPLYEVDTRLRPSGAQGPLSVSLDAFARYQHADAWTWEHMALTRARPVFGSQAARAAVQAIVDDVLHGARPERDILADAAKMRDEMAAHKPPAGPLDAKLLPGGLVDLEFAVHVLQLRHRTAFAPQLRTAIGLLVDEGLLPATMADAYGLLSRLLVTLRLVAPDAQPPGETTQALIARAVGLGSWEEVVASLERTRQEVRDCWAEIRAGG, from the coding sequence ATGCTGCTCGATCGCGAGTCGGAACTGCTCGGCGATCTGGAGCAGGCGCTGGAAAACCCGTTGAAAACCGCGCGTCTTTTCGATGGCGAAATGACCGTATCGCGGCGTTTGCGGATCGAGCGGCGGCGGCTGGCGCTGCTGGTGGCGCTCGGCGATTTGTCCGGACGGTTCGATCTGACCCGAGTCACGACGCTGCTCAGCGACTTTGCCGACGATGCGCTGGACCGTGCGATCCGCGCGGCGATCCGGGAGCGCACCCCCGACGCCGAACCGCGGGGATTTGCCGCCATCGCCCTCGGCAAGCTGGGCAGCCGCGAACTCAACTACTCGTCGGATATCGATCCGATCCTGATCTTCGATCCGACGACCTTGCCGTGCAAGCCGCGCGAAGTGCCCGAGGAGGCGGCAGTGCGGATCGGCCGGCGAGTGATCGAGCTGCTCCAGTCGCGCGAGGCCGACGGCTATGTGCTGCGGGTCGACCTGCGGCTGCGGCCATCGCCCGAAGCCACGCCGATCGCGCTGCCGGTGGAGGCTGCGATCTCCTATTACGAATCGCAGGCACTTCCTTGGGAGCGTGCCGCCTTCATCCGGGCGCGGGCTTGTGCAGGCGACCATGCACTGGGCGAGCTCTTCCTCGAGGCGATCCGGCCGTTCGTATGGCGGCGTGCGGTCGATTACGGGACGATCCGCGAGATCCGCGACATCTCGCGCCGGATCCGCGACCATTATGCGCAGGCACAGGCATTCGGCCGTGGCTATGATCTCAAGCGCGGGCGCGGCGGCATCCGCGAGATCGAGTTCTTCGCCCAGATCCATCAGCTGATTCACGGCGGACGCGATCCGGCGCTGCGGGTGCCGGCGACGCGCGATGCGTTGGCCGCGCTCGCCGCCGACGGGCGGATTGATGCCGACGACGCCGCGGCGCTGACTGCGGCCTATGTCGAGTTCCGTACGGTCGAGCACCGGTTGCAGATGGTAGACGACCTCCAGACCCATACGCTGCCCGCGGGGCAGGAGGCGCTCGACAATGTCGCGGCGCTGCACGACCTCGCCGACGGGGCGGCGCTGATCGAACGGCTGCGGCCGCATGTCGAGCGGGTGGGCCGCGTCTATGACGCGCTCGCCGGCGAGGAGGAGCCGCGGCTGCCGAGCGATCACGCGACGCTGGAAGCGCGGCTCGGCGAGGCGGGGTTCGACAATCCGGCGGGCGCGCTGCGGATCGTCGAGGGCTGGCGCGGGGGCAGCTATCCGGCGCTGCGTTCGCCGCAGGCGCGCGAGGCGCTCGAGGCGCTGCTGCCGGGGCTGATCGAGGCGTTCGCGCAGGCGCCCGACAGCACACATGCGATCACCCGCTTCGACGCGATGCTCTCGCGATTGCCGAGCGCGATCAACTTCTTCCGCCTGCTCGAGGCGCAGCCAGGGCTCCGCCAGCTGATGAGTGCGATCCTGTGCCACGCGCCGACCCTGGCCGAGCAATTAGGACGGCGCGCCGAACTGCTCGACGGGCTGATCGATGCGAGCGCGCTGGAGCCGGTCGGGGAAGTTCCGGCGCTGATCGCGGAAATGGCGACGCGCGAGCGCGGCGCCGATTATCAGTGGCAGCTCGAACATGTCCGCCGGCTGGTCGGCGAGCGGCGCTTTGCCCTGGGTGCGCAGATCATCGCGGGGGCAAGCGATCCGCTCGACGTCTCGCACGGCTATGCGCGGATCGCCGAAGCGGCGATCGAAGTGCTCGCCGCCGCGACCGTAGAGGAATTCGTGCGCACCCATGGCCAGGTGCCGGAAAGCGAATTGGTGATCCTCGCGCTCGGCCGGATGGGCGGGCAGGCGCTCACCCACGCCTCCGACCTCGATCTCGTCTATCTGTTCACCGGCGATTATGCGGCCGAATCCGACGGGGCCAGGCCGCTCGGCGCAGTGACCTATTACAATCGGCTGGCGCAGCGGGTGACCGCGGCGCTGTCGGTCGCCACCGCGGCGGGGCCGCTCTACGAAGTCGACACGCGGCTGCGGCCTTCGGGGGCGCAGGGGCCGCTCTCGGTGTCGCTCGACGCGTTCGCGCGCTATCAGCATGCGGACGCATGGACCTGGGAGCATATGGCGCTGACCCGCGCCCGCCCGGTGTTCGGATCGCAGGCCGCGCGGGCGGCGGTGCAGGCGATCGTCGATGATGTGTTGCACGGCGCGCGGCCCGAACGCGACATCCTCGCCGATGCGGCGAAGATGCGCGACGAGATGGCGGCGCACAAACCGCCGGCGGGGCCACTCGATGCCAAGCTGCTGCCCGGCGGACTGGTCGATCTCGAATTCGCCGTACACGTGCTCCAGCTGCGGCATCGCACTGCGTTTGCGCCGCAGCTGCGCACGGCGATCGGGCTGCTCGTCGACGAGGGGCTGCTGCCGGCGACCATGGCGGATGCCTATGGCCTGCTCTCGCGGCTGCTGGTGACGCTGCGGCTGGTCGCGCCCGATGCGCAGCCGCCCGGAGAGACGACACAGGCGCTGATCGCGCGCGCAGTGGGCCTGGGCTCGTGGGAGGAGGTGGTTGCCTCGCTCGAACGGACCCGGCAGGAGGTGCGCGATTGCTGGGCGGAGATCCGCGCCGGCGGCTGA
- a CDS encoding sigma-70 family RNA polymerase sigma factor: protein MTETELPDDREDAAAEPPREHVALSDPEFKKQLATVIPHLRAFGRSLSGSRDLADDLVQETLLKAWAARLRFQAGTNMRAWTFIILRNLYLSQMRRARFKGEWDDLVADRLLAAPASQDRHVELNDMQRALLHLPQPQREALILVGAGGFAYEEAAEICNVAVGTIKSRVARGRVALEALLTEGQLPSRRDSLPNPGGKSALDTIMAEVDDLSRDR, encoded by the coding sequence ATGACTGAGACCGAACTGCCCGACGATCGCGAGGACGCGGCAGCCGAGCCGCCGCGTGAGCACGTCGCGCTATCCGATCCCGAGTTCAAGAAGCAACTCGCGACCGTGATCCCGCATCTCCGCGCGTTCGGGCGCTCGCTTTCGGGCAGCCGCGATCTCGCCGACGATCTGGTGCAGGAAACCCTGCTCAAGGCGTGGGCGGCGCGTCTGCGTTTCCAGGCCGGCACCAATATGCGCGCCTGGACCTTCATCATCCTGCGCAATCTCTATCTTTCCCAGATGCGCCGCGCGCGCTTCAAGGGGGAATGGGACGATCTGGTGGCGGATCGGCTGCTCGCCGCGCCCGCCAGCCAGGACCGGCATGTCGAACTGAACGACATGCAGCGCGCGTTGCTGCACTTGCCGCAACCCCAGCGCGAGGCGCTGATCCTCGTCGGCGCCGGCGGCTTTGCCTATGAGGAGGCCGCCGAGATCTGCAACGTCGCGGTCGGCACGATCAAGAGCCGCGTGGCGCGCGGCCGCGTCGCGCTCGAGGCGTTGCTCACCGAGGGGCAATTGCCGTCGCGGCGTGACAGCTTGCCCAATCCCGGCGGCAAGAGTGCGCTCGATACGATCATGGCGGAAGTCGACGATCTCAGCCGCGATCGTTAG
- a CDS encoding response regulator produces the protein MSLGQQLAPHLPLLRRYARALTGSQGEGDRYVRAALEAIVAAPDQFPRDVDPRLGLYRTFQAIWQSTHLEEDDFIEDNSNAAESIARKRLSRLTPLSRQALLLTTVEGFSIEDAGYLIEEDPTQVSSLVAEAVAEIERQTRTRVMIIEDEPLIAMDLEQIVRDLGHEVTGVAVTRDEAVALAMEDRPGLVLADIQLADDSSGIDAVKDILAEFSVPVIFITAFPERLLTGERPEPTFLITKPFQRETVKTTISQALFFDQATVPAAA, from the coding sequence ATGTCGCTTGGACAGCAACTCGCGCCGCACCTTCCCTTGCTTCGCCGTTATGCGCGTGCGCTCACCGGCAGCCAGGGCGAGGGTGACCGTTATGTACGTGCGGCGCTCGAGGCGATCGTCGCCGCGCCCGATCAGTTTCCCCGCGACGTCGATCCGCGGCTGGGCCTCTATCGCACCTTCCAGGCGATCTGGCAGTCGACTCATCTCGAGGAAGACGATTTCATCGAGGATAATTCCAACGCCGCTGAATCGATCGCGCGCAAGCGGCTTTCCCGCCTCACGCCGCTTTCGCGTCAGGCGCTGTTGCTGACCACCGTCGAAGGCTTCAGCATCGAGGATGCCGGCTATCTGATCGAGGAAGACCCCACCCAGGTTTCGTCTCTCGTCGCCGAGGCGGTCGCCGAGATCGAGCGTCAGACGCGTACTCGCGTGATGATCATCGAGGACGAGCCGCTGATTGCGATGGATCTCGAACAGATCGTCCGCGATCTGGGCCATGAAGTCACTGGCGTCGCGGTGACGCGCGACGAAGCCGTGGCACTGGCGATGGAAGATCGTCCGGGCCTGGTGCTCGCCGATATTCAGCTCGCCGACGACAGCTCGGGCATCGACGCGGTGAAGGACATCCTCGCCGAGTTCAGCGTGCCGGTGATCTTCATCACCGCCTTCCCCGAGCGGCTTCTGACGGGCGAGCGGCCCGAGCCGACCTTCCTGATCACCAAGCCGTTCCAGCGCGAAACGGTGAAGACGACGATCAGTCAGGCATTGTTCTTCGATCAGGCGACGGTGCCCGCCGCGGCCTGA